One Archangium violaceum genomic window, CGGGCAGCCTGGAGCCCCTGCTGGCCGCACTCGGCAGCGAGCACGCGGACCTGCGCGTGGGCGTCATCGAGCGCCTCGCCGGTGCCAATGACTCGCGCGTCACCGAGGCCCTCGGCCGCGCCGCGGGCAGCGAGCACGAGGACCTGCGCCTGCGCGCCGCCGAGCTGCTGGCATGGCGTCAGGATGACCGGGCAGTGGAAGTGCTCGCCGCCTTCCTGCGCTCGGAGAACGCCGCCGCGGTGAAGCGAGCACAGGAAGCGCTGGCCCGGCTCGGCTCGGCCGTCGCCGTGGGGGCGCTCGCCGCCCGGCTGCGTGTCGCGACGGACGCGACCGAGCGTCTCGCCCTCGTGAAGGCGCTGGGACGCACCCGTCGCCCCGAGGCCGTGGACGCCCTGGCGCGGCAGCTCGACGATGAGACGCCCCTGGTGCGCCACGCCTGCGTGAGCGCGGCCATGGACGTGGCCACCCCGCCCGAGAAGGACGAGAAGGGCGAGCGCAAGCGCGACATGGCCCTGGCGATGCGCTTCCTCCGTTCGGCCGTGCGCAGCGCGGACCCGATGGTGCGCAAGGCCGCCGCCACCGAGTTGGAGCAGGGCGACGACGTGGGCCAGGACGAGCTGCTCACCGGCCTCTTCGCGGACCGGGACGTGACGGTGCGCATGGAGTCGGTGGCGCGCTACGCCTCGCGGGTGATGAACAAGGGCGCGAAGGTGGAGCCACTGGAGGAGGTGCTGCTCGGAGGGGCACGCGAGCTGATGCTGCCCGCCGCCGAGGGCGTGGCCTCCCGGGGTCGCACGAGCGCCCTGCGCCCGCTGCTGCTGTACGTGCGCGCGGGCGAGGAGGGCGAGCGCGAGCGAGCACTGCTGGCCCTGGGCACGCTGGGTGATGCGCGCGCCCTGTCCGAGCTGGAGCAGGTGGCGGCCGGTGGCACGCCCGAGGCTCCGGTGGAGACGAGCATGGTGGCCGCGGCCCTCGAGGGACTGGGCCGGCTCGCCCCGAAGCTACCCGAGGGCGAGGACCGCCGCCGCGTCGAGGAGAAGGTGGAGCTCACCGCACTGGAGGCCCGGGACAGCGCGCTTCAGAAGGCCGGCGTCCGGGGACTGCGCTTCATCGGCGGCGAGCGGGCGCGCTCGCGCCTGGAGACGCTCCTGCGCGACGACGACACCGACAACGAGGTGCGCACCACCGCGGCCCAGGAGCTGGGCAGGTTGGGAGACACCGCGGCCGAGGGCGCGCTGGCCTCGGTGCTGAACGACTGGGATGACGACCTGCGCAAGGAGGCGCGCAAGGCACTCGACGCGCTCTTCCCCAAGGAGCGCATCCGGGTGGAGTTCCTCGCCGTGGCCAGCGATCAGGAGGACATCTCCGAGCCCGCCGCCAGCTACCTGGCCACCGAGGCGGACCCGATGCAGCTCCTGCCGCGCCTGGCCACGCTGGACAAGGAAGAGCTGCGGCAGCGGCTGCGCCGGGGACTTGTTCGGCGCGCGTCACTGCCCGCTGGAGCGCTCGCGATGCTGCTCGGCCACGAGAAGCCCTCCGCGCGCGAGGAAGCCGCGTGGCTGGTGGGCGCGCGCACCGGTGAGCAGGACACGACCCGCGCCTGGTCCACGGAGGAGCGCGCTTCGCTGGGCCGCTCCATCACCACCGCCGAGCGCCGCACCGCCTCCGAGTGGGCCTCCACGCCCGCCCCCAAGCGCGAGCCCCTCGCCAAGGCCTGGGAGCGGCTGCTGTGGGCGGGCTCTCGCCTGGGCGTGACGGAGCTGGCCAGGGCCGCGAAGGAGATCCTCCAGGGCGGTGAGACCAAGGCCCCCGCCGGGGTGCGCCTCGAAGCGGCCCGAGCGCTGGGCCGGCTGAACACGGCCCCCGAGGCCCTGCGTGCAGCGCTCACGGACCCGGACGCCGAGGTGCGCGAGGCCGCCACCACCGCCCTGGCCAGCATCGCCCCGGAGCGAGCCGCCGAGTGGGCGCTCGCGGTGCAGCCGTTCGATCCGGTGGCCACGGGCCCCGCGGGTGCGACGGTGCGCGGCCCGAAGCAGCTCGCCACCTCCGAGGCCCGCCGCATGGCCCTGCCCTCCGTGCTGGCCGGCAAGGAGCTGGAGCCGCTGCGCCCGCTGGCCACCCACAAGGACGAGCAGGTGCGGCAGGATACGTGGGCCGCGCTGGGCCGCCTGGGAGGGACCGACGCGGCGGAACTGCTGCGCGGCCAGGCCTTCGACAAGTCGCAATCCGTGGAGCTGCGGAAGGCCGCCTACCGCGCCCACAAACGAGCACTCCGCGCCGCCGAGCGCGCCCGGAAGAACGAAGGGAGCCCGTCGTGAGCACCGCCACCCACCACGCCGTCGAGCTGCGTTACGCCACCACGAGTGACGTGGACGCCATCGCCGACGCCTCGCGCGTCCTGCTCGCCCTGGAGGGCTCTCGTGGCACCGTGGGCGTGCGCGGCCGGGTCCGCGAGCCCGCCCTCTTCCGCGACGCGCTCGCCGCCACGCTGGGCATCCTCGCCTCGGACCTGCGCTACCGGGGCAAGGACCGCACCGCGTACCTCGCGTACCTGATGAAGCAGGGCAAGCGCGCCACCGCTCAAATCTGGGAGGCCCAGAAGGCCTTCCTGGAGCAGTCCCTGGAGGGCGACAAGCAGGCGGACGCGGTGTTGGATCCGCTGCTCACCGTGGACCCGGACCAGGTGTCGCTGGAGGTGTTCTCCCGCGACGAGAGCGCCTATGCGCGCCTGTCCTTCGACAACTCGCTCTTCGAGGGCCGCGAGGCCGCGCACGGCTCCACCTTCCTGGACGTGCCGGCGGACCTGCTGGCCAAGGTGGACCGGCTGCGCACCTACGTGCCGGTGTCGCTGGAGGCCCACGTGGCCCTGCCCGCGCGAAGCACCGAGCAGGCCCGAGCCCCGCGCAATGTGGAGGTGCCCCACGCCTGGCTGCGCGGCTTCCTCCAGGTGCAGTCCGCCGCCACCCTGCCCGCGAGCACCTGCACGCTCGCGCCGATCGACCTGTACAACCTGCTCTTCGCGCTGCGCACCCGGAAGGCGAAGAAGGCACCGCGCGCGCTGCGCTTCGAGCTCGTCCCCGGCGCACAGCCGAGGCTCGTGCTGGAGCCGTGGGAACTGGTGCTGGAGTGCCACGGGCCGAAGTACCAGGGCAGCACGCCCGCGGTGGTGCGCACCTTCGGGCGGCAGCGGCTCGCGGCCCTCGCGCGACTGCTGCCCCACGCCCAGGGCGTGCGCGTGCAGATGCTCGGGCCCGGGCTGCCGGTGTTCTGGGTGATTGATCTCGGTCCCGCCACGCTGACACTGGCGCTCACCGGGTGGACGGAGAGCGGCTGGTCCAGCGCCGCGGCCTTCGATGCGCTCATGCCGCGCGCGGTGCCGGACGGGCTCGCGGAGAAGCTGCGCAACCGGCTGCGCACGGAGGGCCCTCGGACCTTCGAGGAGCTCGCCTCGGGCACGGACGCGCCGAAGGAAGCGGTGCGAGCGGCGCTACAGCTCGAGTGCCTGCGCGGGCGCGTCCTCTATGACATCGCCCGGGGGACGTACCGGCCGCGCGAGCTGCTCGCCACGCCCGTGGACGAGGCCGTCATCCGCTACGGCAACGAGCGCGAGGAGCGGGCACACCGGCTGCTGGGCGACGGCGGCCCGGGAGCGGGAGAGGTGAAGCTCACCAAGGTGCACGACGTGGTGGGCGTGGGCACGAAGCTCCACGGCGAGGTGGTGGACCGCGAGGCGGTGCGCAGCTTCTTCCCGAGCTTCCTCCTGGACCTGGAAGGCCGGGTGCGCGAGGCGAGCTGTGGCTGCCCGCCCTACCGGCGCTCGGGGCTGCGCGAGGGTCCGTGCGAGCACATGATCGCCCTGCGGTTGGCGTATGCGAGGCAGAGGGCACAAGAGGAGGCACTGCGGCAGACGCCGAAGGGCCGGGCGCTCATCCGCGCGGAGACGCGCTCGTACGTGCGGCGCGACGAGTCCGGCCAGGAGCAGGTGTACCGGGTGTCACTGGACGGCAAGCTGGTGTCGGTCGAGTGGGGCCCGCGCCTGGGCGAGCAGCGCCACCAGCGGCTGTGGTTCGACACGGACTCGGAGGCGCGCACGGCCTACTTCACACGCCTGGAGTCGCTGGCGGCCGAAGGCTTCATCGACTCGGTGGGCGGGACGGTGTAACCGCCAGGAGCCTGCTCAACGCCCCTTGCGCTTACGCCGCACCGGACTCCACCCAACCGGTGCGGCCCGGATTCGTTCGAACTCGTCCACGGCCTTCCGCATCGAGCGCACCACCCCATGAGGCAGCGGTTGCCGCGTTGCCAGCATCCGCGCGAACTTCTGCGCTGCGGGCTGGCGATCCTCGTCCCGAACCGCATGGAGCCTCTTGTAGTCGGTCTGCTCGTCCGCCTTCCCGTGCTTCAGGAAGTGAACCCAGGTCTCCATCTGGCGCCGGGGTACCCAGAGGGAGATCCGCTCCTTTCTTCCTCGCGCCGGCTCACCCGCGACTCGCAAGCGCTCGGCGAGCTGCCGCTCCCTTCCTCCTTCTGGCTGGGTATCCGCATCAATGACCACGAGAAGATCTCGTTGTCCCCCGCCCTTGCGGTTGGCATGAACCTCCGCCGGATAGGCGCCAAGCACGTGGTCGTATGCCGAGCCCCTTCCACTCCTGGAGATGTTCGCGGTGATCTGGTCCTCTCTCCATCCACACTGCCGGAGGCACCGATAAGCGAACCGGTAGTCAGCCACACCTTCACAGAGGACCACCACACGAACGCGTCGGCTACTCATCGACCCACCCTCGCGCGAGCAATTCGGACACGGGCAACCCCGCGCCATCGCCAGGGACCGTGCGTACCCGTGCTGGCCCACCGCCCTCGCGCTCGAGAAGAAGACCCTGCGTGGGCGCGAGGAAGTCGATCAACCCGGGGTTGTGGGAGATGAGCAGCGCCTGGCCACCCGCCTCCGTCTCGTCCATGAGGCGATTGAGCCAGGGTTGTATCTCTCGCGGCGAGAGGAAGCTCTCCGGCTCGTCGATGCAGAGCGTGCTCGCCTCACCGGAAACCGCGTGCAGCAACGCGTAGAGCACGACCAGCGCGCGCTGCCCCTCGGAGAGCTCGTTGAAGGCGAAAACGACGCGCCCACGCCGTCGCGGTGAGGCAAACGAGAACTGGAGCAGATGACTGCCACGCCCCTGCTGCTCGAATTCGTAATCCCGGAACCCTTCGAGCACGATGCGCAGGCTTCGCTTGAGGTTGCGTGAGAACGCCGCACGAGCGTCCTGCATGGCCAGAAGCCAGGAAGCGAAGTTGGACAGGTCTCGTTCCAGGAAGCCTCCCTTGCCTTCCCGAGCCACGGCATCCAGGGTCTGCGGCACCGGTCGGAAGACCCAGATACGCGCCAACCTGTCCGTCACCCAGGTCAACCCCTCCGACCGGTACTTGCTCGGCAGGTTCGACAGCGGCGACACCTTGGACCCTGCCGGAAAGGTGAAGGCAACACCACCAGTCCAGGGCCAGACCTTCACCTCTTCTCCAGAAAACGAATAGCGCACCTGGTTCTCGCGGAGGATCTCCTCACGCTCGATGAAGCTGTCCTGACCTCGCTCGTGACGGATGGCCAGTCGGTACGTATAGGCTCCATCCGGTCCTCGCAGCTCGAGTTCGAACGTCTGGATGCTCTTGTCGAGCCAACGGGTTCGCGTCGAATCCGGGAACAGCGACGCCGCGGGGCTACCGTCAACGACGAGCTGCCGGAGCTTGAACAGGACTTCGAACACCGCGCTCTTGCCTGCACCATTCGGGCCCAGGAGCAACGTGAGCGCGCCCGGTTCGAGCGTGGCCCGTTCGAAGCAGCGGTAGTTGTCGACGAAGAGGCGCGTAATCATCGTGTGTCGTTCCACCATAGTGCTTCTGGTAGGACCCGACCAGAAGCGCTCACGCTCGCTCGTAGCCGATGCTCCCGACGAAGAGCCTCCGCGTACCGGCTCTCGCGAGGCACCGCGAGCCGCTCGCGGAGAAAGCAAGCGGCTCGAGACCCGCCGCGTCGAAGAGGGGGCGCCGCTGCTTCGTGCGCCGGTCGAGCACGGCCAGCGTCTCCCCCTCGTCCGTGCGCCAACTGGTGCCAGCGCTCGCGTCGGCGACCACGACCGCATGCGGCCCGGCCCAGAGCATCGGTAGGTCATACCTCGAGTAGCGGTCATCCACTGTGCGCGGGGCTCGGCTCACCTCTCGTGCCCAGTGCTGGAAGTCCCCCGGGTGCTCCTCCCGCTGCGCCATCACCATCGCCGTGCCGTCCTGGAGCGACACGTGCAGGGCGTCGCACCGCAAAGCGCGCGCGATGATGCCGAGCCGATGCTCGCCCGACGGCCCCGGCTTCGCCAGCAGGTCGAGAGGCGCGGTTTTGACGACGGACCAGCCGCCTCGGCTGGCCCCGAGCGCAAGAGCCCACCGATCGGAAGTCGCCCCCGTTCCATATTGCATCCTGTCCCATGTCTCGCGTTCGCGCCGCACGTAGGGCGCCGCCACGAGGCCTTCCTCCGAGCAGAGGTCGCGGATGGCTCGCTCGAGAGCATCGAGGTCGTTGGTCCGGAAGAACGTCGCCTGTCCCCATTCACCCATGGGGGCGCCTTCTATATTCATCCCCCCATGCGCGTCACCGCTCGACCAGTCCGTGTGGCTGTTGCACGCGCCACCTGTCAGCATGAAGCCATGAGACCGCTGACATCCGCCGCGCACCTGGCCGCCGTGCTGCTGCTGCTGGCCTCCGGTGCCCTCGCCGCTGAGGCGGATGATTTCCAGTTGCTCTTGCGGCACAGCGGACTGCCGCAGTCCGTCTACCTGCCACCAGGCCAGCCCCTCACCCCGGAGAAGGCCCAGGCCCTCTGGCGGGGACTCGTGGACGGCCCCGCCAACCTGAGAACCTTCGCCCCCCGCACCACCCTGGCGCGCCTGCTACACGAGTCCTCCGCCACTGGCAGAACCCTGCCCTACGCCGAGTTGCTCGCCCGCACCGAGCGCTTCCGCCGTCTGGTGGTGGCCCGGCCGGATGGCTACTGCGCCGTGGCGCTCACCGGCACGCCCATCTCCTGGCTGGGACAGCCCACCCTTCAGCAGGGGGAGCTGTACGTGCAGCGTATGCGCGTGGGCGCATTCCACTTCGACGGGGGTGGCGTCTACTTCATCGTGGACGAGGCCCTGCACAAGCAGGAGTCACCACCCGTGGGCGAACGGGGCGCGGGAAGAGACCCCGCCACCGCTGCACTGCTGGGTGCGGAGGCCGCACTGGAGGAGATGGCACGGGGACTGGCGGCCCTCCTCACCGAGCCGGCTCGCACCCTGGAAGGTCTGGCCCACCTGCCCACAGCGGTGTCGGGTCTCATCGCCAGCTCGCCCGAGTACTTCGCCCGCTACGGGGCGATGAACCTGGAGGACCAGATTCGCGAGGCGGCACGGCTGGCCACCCACGTGCTGACGCTCCAGGGAGGTGCGACTACGGTGGGACTGCGACTGGCCTCCGCCACGCGGCTGCCGGTGCTCGCCCTCTCGGCAAGGGGCACACTGGCGGTGCACGAGGTGGCCGTACCCGCCGGAGCCGTGACGGCGGTGGTCGGGACCGGAGCTACGCCTATCTCCATCGTCCTCATGGCGCAGGGCAGCGAGGTGACCGGGGGCAGCAAGTCCTGGCCTCCGCCTCCCGAAGGGCCCGGCCAGTGGATTCAGAAGACGGAGCACATGAGCGATGAGGCCAAGCGATTCCAGTCCGAGATGACGGGTGCCCCGGAGGGCTGGGTCTACCGCGTCCGCACAGGCCCCGGACCCAAGGACTACGTGCACTTCGACGGCTTCAAGGACGGCGTGCTCATCGAGGTCAAGGGCCCTGGTTACAAGAAGCTCCTCGAGAAAATGCAGGGCAAGCAGTGGTTCGAGGGCGTCGAGGAAATGCTCGAACAGGCCGAGCGCCAGGTCAAAGCAGCCCGTGGGACTCCCATCCAATGGCATTTCGCCGAGCGCGAGGTAGCGGACTTCATGCGCGAGCTGCTCAAGCAACAGAACTCCGGCAGCATCAAGGTCATCCATACCCATGCACGGTGAGGACTCACTCGAATGAAGGAAACATATTACGTGGGAGCCTACTGGCTATCCCGGCGGGAGTCGGCCGAGACCTGCGCCCAGCGTGCGGAGTCCTTCTTCCGTCTGCTGGCCTCGTGCGACCCGAGCCTCGCTCACTGGTTCAGAAAAGGCCGCACCCTCGAAGAGGCGCTGAAGCATCGCCTTGAACCCGATGCCGCGAGTCTCGCGAAGGTATTCCACCAGCAAGCGCAGAAGGAAGGACGCTTCGCCGACGACGGCTTCTCGCTGAGGGGCTGGAATGGGCAGACCCACGAGGCAGCGAGCACCCTGTCACTCCTCTGTGGTGATGCATCCGTCTGGGTCTCCAACTCGTGCCTGTTCAACCCGCCAGAGGAAGGCCCCGCCGAGGAGCGCGTACTCCAGACCTCCGTGCTTGCCCAGATACTGCGCGCCATGGCCATGGCCTTCGAACCCGAGTGGGGCATCGCCACCTCTTCTCAGCATCGGAACCTGGTGGCGCCGGAATCCGCCAGGGCCGGCACCTTCGTCGGCTGGCTCATGTACTTCTCCCACCGGCGCGGCCCACTGCCCCCCCTGCCTCCGCCCGTCCACATCGAGGCCGTGGAGAACAAGGGCACGCTCGTCATCCTCACCCCCGAGCGTTTCACCGCCTCCAACCCCGCCCACGTGGAGCTGGCGCGCGACGTGGCCGAGCGCCTCGCCCAGGCCGGCCTGCTCACGCCCCTGCGCCCGTGGGAGACCTGACGGCCTTCATCGACTCGGCATCCGGGATGGTGTAGAAAACCCCTCAGGAGGGGTGGACGCGACGAAGCACGGCGAACGCGCCAGGTAGCGCGAGTGGTCGAGAGAGGTCCGGAAAGCATCAGCCTTCGCGCCTCGAGCGCGGGAGCGGCGC contains:
- a CDS encoding SWIM zinc finger family protein — encoded protein: MSTATHHAVELRYATTSDVDAIADASRVLLALEGSRGTVGVRGRVREPALFRDALAATLGILASDLRYRGKDRTAYLAYLMKQGKRATAQIWEAQKAFLEQSLEGDKQADAVLDPLLTVDPDQVSLEVFSRDESAYARLSFDNSLFEGREAAHGSTFLDVPADLLAKVDRLRTYVPVSLEAHVALPARSTEQARAPRNVEVPHAWLRGFLQVQSAATLPASTCTLAPIDLYNLLFALRTRKAKKAPRALRFELVPGAQPRLVLEPWELVLECHGPKYQGSTPAVVRTFGRQRLAALARLLPHAQGVRVQMLGPGLPVFWVIDLGPATLTLALTGWTESGWSSAAAFDALMPRAVPDGLAEKLRNRLRTEGPRTFEELASGTDAPKEAVRAALQLECLRGRVLYDIARGTYRPRELLATPVDEAVIRYGNEREERAHRLLGDGGPGAGEVKLTKVHDVVGVGTKLHGEVVDREAVRSFFPSFLLDLEGRVREASCGCPPYRRSGLREGPCEHMIALRLAYARQRAQEEALRQTPKGRALIRAETRSYVRRDESGQEQVYRVSLDGKLVSVEWGPRLGEQRHQRLWFDTDSEARTAYFTRLESLAAEGFIDSVGGTV
- a CDS encoding AAA family ATPase, producing MITRLFVDNYRCFERATLEPGALTLLLGPNGAGKSAVFEVLFKLRQLVVDGSPAASLFPDSTRTRWLDKSIQTFELELRGPDGAYTYRLAIRHERGQDSFIEREEILRENQVRYSFSGEEVKVWPWTGGVAFTFPAGSKVSPLSNLPSKYRSEGLTWVTDRLARIWVFRPVPQTLDAVAREGKGGFLERDLSNFASWLLAMQDARAAFSRNLKRSLRIVLEGFRDYEFEQQGRGSHLLQFSFASPRRRGRVVFAFNELSEGQRALVVLYALLHAVSGEASTLCIDEPESFLSPREIQPWLNRLMDETEAGGQALLISHNPGLIDFLAPTQGLLLEREGGGPARVRTVPGDGAGLPVSELLARGWVDE
- a CDS encoding Tox-REase-5 domain-containing protein; amino-acid sequence: MRPLTSAAHLAAVLLLLASGALAAEADDFQLLLRHSGLPQSVYLPPGQPLTPEKAQALWRGLVDGPANLRTFAPRTTLARLLHESSATGRTLPYAELLARTERFRRLVVARPDGYCAVALTGTPISWLGQPTLQQGELYVQRMRVGAFHFDGGGVYFIVDEALHKQESPPVGERGAGRDPATAALLGAEAALEEMARGLAALLTEPARTLEGLAHLPTAVSGLIASSPEYFARYGAMNLEDQIREAARLATHVLTLQGGATTVGLRLASATRLPVLALSARGTLAVHEVAVPAGAVTAVVGTGATPISIVLMAQGSEVTGGSKSWPPPPEGPGQWIQKTEHMSDEAKRFQSEMTGAPEGWVYRVRTGPGPKDYVHFDGFKDGVLIEVKGPGYKKLLEKMQGKQWFEGVEEMLEQAERQVKAARGTPIQWHFAEREVADFMRELLKQQNSGSIKVIHTHAR
- a CDS encoding immunity 52 family protein, whose amino-acid sequence is MKETYYVGAYWLSRRESAETCAQRAESFFRLLASCDPSLAHWFRKGRTLEEALKHRLEPDAASLAKVFHQQAQKEGRFADDGFSLRGWNGQTHEAASTLSLLCGDASVWVSNSCLFNPPEEGPAEERVLQTSVLAQILRAMAMAFEPEWGIATSSQHRNLVAPESARAGTFVGWLMYFSHRRGPLPPLPPPVHIEAVENKGTLVILTPERFTASNPAHVELARDVAERLAQAGLLTPLRPWET